A window of the Nibribacter ruber genome harbors these coding sequences:
- a CDS encoding anti-sigma factor has product MNTQEYIESGILEVYAAGGLNDAERLDVDRRAAQDPEVKAALENAHLAMEAYALYHAQTPPAYLQDRILQQIHKLGHDVSMSGSVPHQEINLLHEPSQQSSTNEPEAKVISMEEAFFNARKKSTADRMRVAAILLLLISAATNFYLYFQWKDSEKELTIAQQSVKQYAYETSQLEYRTDRTENFLAVLRDPETKPVSLKGTPQHAKAAARVFWNQATKEVFLDPASLPQAPSDKQYQLWALVDGKPVDAGVVASSSDALLRMKTIEKAQAFAVTLEPKGGSVNPTMEAMYVMGAI; this is encoded by the coding sequence TTGAATACACAGGAGTATATAGAGTCCGGGATTCTGGAAGTGTACGCAGCCGGGGGGCTGAACGACGCGGAACGCTTAGACGTGGACCGTAGGGCGGCGCAGGACCCAGAGGTGAAAGCGGCGCTGGAAAACGCGCATCTGGCCATGGAAGCCTATGCCCTGTACCATGCCCAGACGCCGCCTGCGTACCTGCAAGACAGAATTCTTCAGCAGATTCATAAATTAGGACATGATGTTTCCATGTCTGGTTCTGTCCCACACCAAGAAATTAATCTGTTGCATGAGCCTTCCCAGCAGTCCAGCACCAATGAACCAGAGGCAAAGGTGATCTCTATGGAGGAGGCCTTCTTCAACGCCCGCAAGAAGTCTACCGCTGACCGTATGCGCGTGGCGGCCATATTGCTGCTTTTGATAAGTGCCGCTACCAATTTCTACCTGTACTTTCAATGGAAGGATTCTGAAAAGGAGTTAACTATTGCCCAGCAGTCTGTGAAGCAGTACGCCTATGAGACCAGCCAGTTAGAATACCGCACAGACCGCACTGAGAATTTTCTAGCCGTGTTACGCGATCCTGAAACCAAGCCTGTCTCTTTAAAAGGAACTCCGCAACACGCTAAGGCTGCAGCCAGAGTTTTCTGGAACCAAGCAACCAAAGAAGTTTTCCTAGACCCGGCCTCTTTACCCCAAGCCCCCAGTGACAAACAGTATCAACTATGGGCGCTGGTAGATGGCAAACCCGTAGATGCTGGCGTAGTGGCTTCTTCCTCAGATGCGTTGCTTAGAATGAAAACCATTGAAAAAGCCCAGGCCTTTGCCGTCACCCTTGAGCCCAAAGGGGGCAGTGTCAATCCAACCATGGAAGCCATGTATGTGATGGGTGCTATCTAA
- a CDS encoding RNA polymerase sigma factor, whose amino-acid sequence METTVNIDSEEVLVERLRAQDQKAIALLYKNYSAALYGVILRIVKVEEVAEDVLQESFVKIWSSFDSYDAHKGRLFTWMLNISRNLAIDKIRSKQYRVSSKTDPVEDANTRGMVSSEGIRPDHIGIKEITEKLIPDQKVIIDMMYFGGYTQTEVAETLNIPLGTVKTRARMAIKALGKLIK is encoded by the coding sequence TTGGAGACTACTGTAAATATTGATTCTGAGGAAGTTCTTGTGGAGCGCTTGAGGGCCCAGGACCAAAAAGCCATCGCCTTGCTGTATAAGAATTATTCGGCTGCTCTGTACGGCGTGATCCTGCGCATAGTAAAGGTAGAAGAAGTGGCAGAGGATGTGTTGCAGGAAAGTTTTGTGAAGATCTGGTCTTCTTTTGACAGCTATGACGCCCATAAGGGAAGACTCTTCACCTGGATGCTCAACATCAGCCGGAATCTGGCCATTGATAAAATCCGGTCAAAGCAATATCGCGTAAGTTCAAAAACAGATCCCGTGGAAGACGCCAACACCCGGGGCATGGTAAGCAGCGAAGGCATTAGACCAGATCATATTGGAATCAAGGAGATCACTGAAAAGCTCATTCCAGACCAGAAGGTCATCATTGACATGATGTATTTTGGGGGCTACACCCAGACAGAGGTGGCCGAAACCTTGAACATTCCTTTAGGCACCGTCAAAACCCGCGCCCGCATGGCCATTAAAGCATTGGGCAAATTAATCAAATAG
- a CDS encoding NAD-dependent succinate-semialdehyde dehydrogenase produces the protein MAIQTINPYTNQVVKDFEPASAQQVEKVLQTAEDTFQSWRSTHFDHRAQLMHKAGQELENRTNHYARLISLEMGKPLKQARSEVQKCAKVCHYYADHAQEFLQDEDIATDATRSFISYEPMGVVLAVMPWNFPFWQVFRFAAPALMAGNVGILKHASNVPQCALAIQEVFENAGFPKGCFQSLLIGSKEVDALIKDPRIKAVTLTGSEGAGAKVASTAGQEIKKTVLELGGSDAFIVLADADIDAVSEKAVQARLINTGQSCIAAKRFIIEQSIAEPFLAAFSEKMQKLKTGNPLEDEDIDYGPLARVDLAQELTDQVERSIQAGAKLYLKGGQKDKDSAVFHPAILTHIEKRNPAYEEEFFGPVALVFIAQDAEDAIRIANDSPFGLGGSIWTKDIKRGQELARKVEAGAVFVNAVVASDPALPFGGIKKSGYGRELSYVGIREFVNQKTIWVSTPQE, from the coding sequence ATGGCTATACAAACCATCAACCCCTATACCAACCAAGTAGTCAAAGACTTTGAGCCCGCCAGCGCCCAACAAGTAGAAAAAGTGCTACAGACGGCAGAAGACACGTTCCAGTCCTGGCGTAGCACCCACTTTGACCACCGCGCCCAGCTCATGCACAAGGCCGGCCAGGAACTGGAAAACCGCACCAACCATTACGCCCGCCTCATCTCCCTGGAAATGGGCAAGCCCCTTAAACAAGCCCGCTCCGAAGTCCAGAAATGCGCCAAGGTGTGTCATTATTATGCAGACCACGCCCAGGAGTTTCTGCAAGACGAGGACATTGCCACAGACGCCACGCGCAGCTTCATTAGCTATGAACCCATGGGTGTGGTACTGGCCGTCATGCCCTGGAACTTCCCGTTCTGGCAGGTGTTTAGGTTTGCGGCCCCGGCTCTCATGGCGGGCAACGTGGGCATTTTAAAGCACGCCTCCAACGTGCCACAATGCGCCCTCGCCATTCAGGAAGTGTTTGAAAACGCCGGCTTCCCGAAGGGTTGTTTCCAGTCCTTGCTCATTGGTTCTAAGGAAGTAGACGCGCTCATCAAAGACCCGCGCATTAAGGCGGTCACGCTTACGGGCAGCGAAGGCGCCGGCGCCAAGGTGGCCTCCACGGCCGGGCAGGAAATCAAGAAGACAGTGCTGGAACTGGGCGGATCAGATGCGTTCATAGTTCTAGCTGATGCAGACATTGACGCCGTTTCTGAGAAAGCCGTGCAGGCCCGCCTCATCAACACGGGGCAAAGCTGCATTGCCGCCAAACGCTTTATCATTGAGCAGTCCATTGCCGAGCCGTTTTTGGCCGCTTTTTCTGAAAAGATGCAAAAACTGAAAACCGGCAACCCGCTGGAGGACGAAGACATTGACTATGGCCCTCTGGCGCGGGTTGACCTGGCCCAGGAACTCACAGACCAGGTAGAGCGCTCTATCCAAGCCGGCGCGAAACTCTATCTGAAAGGCGGCCAGAAGGACAAAGACAGCGCCGTTTTCCATCCCGCCATTCTCACGCACATTGAAAAAAGAAACCCCGCCTACGAGGAAGAGTTCTTCGGGCCAGTGGCGCTGGTGTTCATTGCCCAGGACGCCGAGGACGCCATCAGGATTGCCAATGACTCTCCCTTTGGCCTGGGCGGCTCCATCTGGACCAAAGACATTAAGCGCGGGCAGGAACTGGCCAGGAAAGTAGAGGCTGGGGCTGTGTTTGTGAACGCCGTGGTGGCCTCAGACCCTGCCCTGCCGTTTGGCGGCATCAAGAAATCTGGCTACGGCCGCGAGCTTTCTTATGTGGGCATCCGGGAGTTTGTAAACCAAAAAACCATCTGGGTGAGTACGCCTCAGGAATAG
- a CDS encoding YdcF family protein: protein MFFILSKLLQYLTSPFLWIMAVFVFGLFSRNQGKKRWAFRVGLVLLFFFSNPFISNEVWLAWEPEAVLMKDVKNYDAAIVLTGVTEVNRSPHDRVHFNEGAERILDAVQLYKMGRVQKIIITGGSGAIKDVVRTEAENLEQTALYAGVPKQDILIEQRSRNTRENALYTKELLSQHPELQRLLLITSAFHMRRAQACFEKVGLNFDTFPADFQTHDRSFHLDDLLIPSAEALQDWTRLLHEWVGVLTYKLLGYS from the coding sequence ATGTTTTTCATTCTCTCAAAATTGTTGCAGTACCTCACCTCGCCGTTTCTCTGGATCATGGCGGTTTTCGTTTTTGGCCTGTTTTCCAGGAATCAGGGGAAAAAAAGATGGGCGTTCCGGGTGGGGTTGGTGCTGCTGTTCTTCTTTTCAAATCCGTTTATCTCCAATGAGGTGTGGCTGGCCTGGGAGCCCGAGGCGGTTTTGATGAAAGACGTCAAAAACTATGATGCAGCCATTGTGCTCACGGGCGTGACAGAGGTGAACAGATCGCCGCATGACCGGGTGCATTTTAACGAAGGCGCCGAACGGATTCTGGATGCCGTGCAACTGTACAAGATGGGGCGCGTGCAAAAGATCATCATCACGGGTGGTTCTGGAGCCATCAAGGACGTGGTCAGGACAGAGGCCGAAAACCTGGAACAGACCGCCTTGTATGCCGGGGTGCCGAAGCAGGACATCCTAATAGAGCAGCGCAGCCGCAACACCAGAGAAAATGCTTTGTACACCAAGGAGCTGCTAAGCCAACACCCAGAACTGCAGAGGCTGCTGCTCATTACATCGGCGTTTCACATGCGGCGGGCTCAAGCATGCTTTGAAAAAGTGGGCCTGAACTTCGACACGTTTCCCGCCGATTTCCAGACCCACGATAGGAGTTTCCATTTGGATGATCTGCTCATCCCTTCTGCCGAGGCTCTCCAGGACTGGACCCGCCTCCTTCATGAATGGGTAGGCGTTCTTACCTACAAACTACTGGGCTATTCCTGA
- a CDS encoding DUF2905 domain-containing protein, with product MSKTLILLGTILIIMGLVLWLVGPRVDWFGRLPGDVRIDKPEFKFFAPFTTMLLLSVLLSLVLWLVRRFFE from the coding sequence ATGAGCAAAACATTAATCCTCCTCGGCACCATTCTCATCATCATGGGCTTAGTCCTTTGGCTGGTGGGACCACGGGTGGATTGGTTTGGCCGGCTGCCTGGCGATGTAAGGATAGACAAACCTGAGTTCAAGTTTTTCGCGCCGTTTACCACTATGTTGTTGTTGAGCGTGCTGCTGAGTTTGGTGCTTTGGCTGGTGCGCCGTTTCTTTGAGTAG